The genomic window TCAAGTATGTGAGACATAATCGACATCATTAAACTGTAGTGAAAGACATGTTAAAATGTAACATCTTACCTTGAGGCCCTAGATGCTGCACAGCTCTTACAAACTTGTCATGGAGAAAAGGTGTCCAATTAAGCTTGTTCTTTTTTGTTAGAAGAGCTTTGTCTTTCGGAACTCTGTTTTTGCCATGATTATGATCTTCATTATCAGTTATCTGAAGCTTTCgcttcgatttcttttcatataaCTTATTACCAGTGTCATCTTCATTGTCCTTAGCAGAACTATCATCAGATATTAAGTTTTTCCCTTTAGCTAGATTCTTTTTCCATTGGTTCACAAAATCCCATATTGATTTCAAGTCTTCTGTAGTAATGGGCTTAACTACGAAAAGGGAAGCTCCACTCTGACTTCCCTCGCATAGATTACTAGCTTCTCTGTCACCTGACATCACTAACAATAAAATTTCAAGAGTTTGATTAGTCTGTTGGTGAAGATCATTGAGGGAACTGTACAACTAAAATTGAGGAAAAAACAATAAAAAAGATTGATACTAATCATCTGAAAAACTGATCTAAAAACCGAGCAACCGCCTTCTTAATATCGTTTACTATTGCATGAAAAATTTATTATGCGCTTCAAAAAAATTGCGGTAATAAAAAAATACCTAACATAGCACTAGATAAAACTATTTTTCATAAAGCGCGGttatatattaatgaaattaaaATTCAGTTATAGTGACACTCACATACAACCGGTAATTGAAAATCTTGATGAATCCATCTTTGTAGTTCAAACCCATCCATGCCTGGCATGTGGACATCAGATACCACCAGATCAAACTTAATGACTCCAGTCCGTAGGATGCGCAAAGCATCCAGAGGATCCTTGGCAGTCAATACTATGAGAAAACAAAACAAGAAAATATTAGACGCAAAATCTGTTAAGTAACGAGCTCATTTAAAATCTAAAGATGTTAGAAAAAGTCCCTGACTGCATCTGATATATTCTAG from Apium graveolens cultivar Ventura unplaced genomic scaffold, ASM990537v1 ctg5281, whole genome shotgun sequence includes these protein-coding regions:
- the LOC141702556 gene encoding two-component response regulator ARR12-like, which produces MEISKLNNQNNGSNDGSTKEKVVTILVVDDDRTCLSLIASLLKGCTYRVLTAKDPLDALRILRTGVIKFDLVVSDVHMPGMDGFELQRWIHQDFQLPVLYSSLNDLHQQTNQTLEILLLVMSGDREASNLCEGSQSGASLFVVKPITTEDLKSIWDFVNQWKKNLAKGKNLISDDSSAKDNEDDTGNKLYEKKSKRKLQITDNEDHNHGKNRVPKDKALLTKKNKLNWTPFLHDKFVRAVQHLGPQGSIPRNIVTVMNVPGLRREQVASHLQ